The proteins below come from a single Blattabacterium cuenoti genomic window:
- the nusA gene encoding transcription termination factor NusA — protein MNNKSLIDSFSDFKYEKNIDKINLMSILEESIRSVLKKKYESSKNYDIIVNLDQGDLEIWRNRIVVKDGSVKNTNREIELSIARKIEPDFEIGEEVTEKVELKSLGRRAILSLKQNLLSKINKHDNTNIYKKFINKIGKVISVEVYHILPRYIIVRDEELNEMILPKQEQIPNDFFKKGDLVKVLVKKVEWKDNKPFAILTRKDSNFLKELFKLEIPEISEGLITIKKVVRIPGDKAKISVESYDDKIDPIGACVGIKGSRIHPIVKELRNENIDIINYTSNNELYITRSLSPAKISMIEMNEEKKLANVYLKVEEISKAIGKHGQNIKLASQITGYKIYVFKDFHFEDDVELTEFSDEIDPIILEKFRKLGLNTAKSILNYKKNSLIKATNIEEKIITKIVTILQKEFEK, from the coding sequence ATGAATAATAAATCTTTAATAGATTCTTTTTCAGACTTTAAATATGAAAAAAATATAGACAAAATAAATCTTATGTCTATTTTAGAAGAATCTATACGATCTGTTTTAAAAAAAAAATATGAATCTTCAAAAAATTATGATATTATAGTTAATCTTGATCAAGGAGATTTAGAAATATGGAGAAATAGAATAGTGGTAAAAGATGGATCAGTAAAAAATACTAATAGAGAAATAGAATTATCTATAGCAAGAAAAATAGAACCTGATTTTGAAATAGGTGAAGAAGTAACAGAAAAAGTAGAATTAAAATCTTTAGGAAGAAGAGCAATTTTATCTTTAAAACAAAATCTTTTATCAAAAATAAATAAACATGACAATACAAATATTTATAAAAAATTTATAAATAAAATAGGAAAGGTTATAAGCGTTGAAGTATATCATATTTTACCAAGATATATAATTGTTAGAGATGAAGAACTCAATGAAATGATTTTACCAAAACAAGAACAAATTCCAAATGATTTTTTTAAAAAAGGGGATCTAGTTAAAGTTTTAGTAAAAAAAGTTGAATGGAAGGATAATAAACCTTTTGCCATTCTCACTAGAAAAGATTCAAATTTTTTAAAAGAATTATTTAAATTGGAAATTCCAGAAATATCTGAAGGATTAATTACAATAAAAAAAGTTGTTAGAATTCCAGGTGATAAAGCTAAAATATCAGTAGAATCTTATGACGATAAAATCGATCCAATAGGAGCATGTGTCGGGATAAAAGGATCTAGAATACATCCTATAGTAAAAGAATTAAGAAATGAAAATATAGATATAATTAATTACACTTCTAATAATGAACTTTATATAACTCGTTCATTAAGTCCTGCAAAAATTTCTATGATAGAAATGAATGAAGAAAAAAAACTTGCAAATGTATATTTAAAAGTAGAGGAAATTTCTAAAGCTATTGGAAAACATGGGCAAAATATAAAATTAGCTAGTCAAATAACCGGTTATAAAATATATGTATTTAAAGATTTTCATTTTGAAGATGATGTCGAATTAACTGAATTTTCTGACGAAATTGATCCAATAATTTTAGAAAAATTTCGTAAACTTGGACTAAATACTGCAAAATCTATTTTAAATTATAAAAAAAATTCTTTAATTAAAGCAACTAATATTGAAGAAAAAATAATAACTAAAATAGTTACTATTCTACAAAAAGAATTCGAAAAATAA
- the infB gene encoding translation initiation factor IF-2 has translation MVDKIRLKTVLTRYNISLQRLVNFLKKNGIKIENNPNSKIEEKTYKFIVKEFQNHINFNKSEKLLLKNKIDRKKLELEKKLELEKKLELEKKLELEKKLELEKKLELEKKLELEKKLELEKNKNKIYKKPEHINTIYQKLDGVILTGDRIDLSKFEKKNNQDLKKKRKRIRKKISFVNSNFNDKKFHKKIKKNNFTNSFNFNEKKLLKKNNQNKRLKINNGKIEKKIKKNLENSSNKATKSKHLKIKKEKRQNKKEYKKNIQVKIESKKKEKLLKLSEFTTVNELSSMMNVSPADIIMYCMSLGVMVTMNQRLDTEILTLVADEFGYNLEFIDLDLEEAIKDNKDLEKDLKPRPPIITIMGHVDHGKTSLLDYIRNTNVIAGESGGITQHIAAYSVECNKNQSITFLDTPGHEAFTAMRARGAQITDIAIIVIASDDQVMPQTKEAISHAQAANVPMIFVFNKIDKPNSNPNKIKEQLSKLNLLVEDWGGKIPSQEISAKVGTGIKELLEKVILVSELLNLKANPNKPAVGTVIEASLDKGKGYITTILIQGGTLKIGDYVLAGAHHGKIKNLLDERGKYILQAGPSKPVTIVGLNGAATPGEKFKVFKNEKEAKQLAIRREQLKREQSIRAQKHLTLDDIGKRIALGDFKELKIIIKGDVDGSVEAIADSLQKLSRNNIVISIIYKGVGQITESDILLATASDAIVIGFNIRPNVNARNIAKKENIEIRTYSIIYDVINDIQEAINGLFSSEKKEKILGNAEVREIFKIPKIGKIAGCMVIEGKLYRNAKVRLIREGVIIYNGELNSLKRFKEDVKEVKKGYECGLGIKNYPDIKSGDSIEAYEELSE, from the coding sequence ATGGTTGATAAAATTAGATTAAAAACGGTATTAACTAGATATAACATATCATTACAAAGATTAGTTAATTTTTTAAAAAAAAATGGAATTAAAATAGAAAATAATCCTAATTCTAAAATAGAAGAAAAAACATATAAATTTATAGTAAAAGAATTTCAAAATCATATAAATTTTAATAAATCAGAAAAATTATTATTAAAAAATAAAATAGATAGAAAAAAATTGGAGTTAGAAAAAAAACTAGAATTAGAAAAAAAACTAGAATTAGAAAAAAAACTAGAATTAGAAAAAAAACTAGAATTAGAAAAAAAACTAGAATTAGAAAAAAAACTAGAATTAGAAAAAAAACTAGAATTAGAAAAAAATAAAAATAAAATTTATAAAAAACCTGAACATATAAATACTATCTATCAAAAATTAGATGGTGTTATTTTAACAGGTGATAGAATAGATCTATCTAAATTCGAAAAAAAAAATAATCAAGACTTAAAAAAAAAGAGAAAAAGAATTAGAAAAAAAATATCATTTGTTAATTCTAATTTTAATGATAAAAAATTTCATAAAAAAATTAAAAAGAATAATTTTACTAATTCATTTAATTTCAATGAAAAAAAATTATTAAAAAAAAATAATCAAAATAAAAGATTAAAAATTAATAATGGAAAAATTGAAAAAAAAATAAAAAAAAATTTAGAAAATTCATCCAATAAAGCTACAAAATCAAAGCATTTAAAAATAAAAAAAGAAAAACGTCAGAATAAAAAAGAATACAAAAAAAATATTCAAGTAAAAATAGAAAGTAAGAAAAAAGAAAAATTATTAAAATTATCTGAATTTACTACAGTTAATGAACTATCATCAATGATGAACGTAAGTCCAGCTGATATAATCATGTATTGTATGTCTTTGGGGGTTATGGTAACTATGAATCAAAGATTAGATACAGAAATCTTAACATTAGTAGCTGATGAATTTGGATATAATTTAGAATTTATAGATTTAGATTTAGAAGAAGCAATTAAAGATAATAAAGATTTAGAAAAAGACTTGAAACCGAGACCTCCTATAATTACTATTATGGGACATGTAGATCATGGTAAAACTTCATTATTGGATTATATAAGAAATACAAATGTTATTGCAGGAGAATCAGGGGGGATTACTCAACATATAGCAGCTTATAGCGTAGAATGTAATAAAAATCAAAGTATTACTTTTTTAGATACTCCTGGACATGAAGCTTTCACTGCTATGAGAGCAAGAGGAGCACAAATAACTGATATTGCAATTATAGTAATAGCTTCAGATGATCAAGTAATGCCACAAACAAAAGAGGCAATTAGTCATGCACAAGCCGCTAATGTGCCAATGATTTTTGTATTCAATAAAATTGATAAACCTAATTCAAATCCTAATAAAATTAAAGAACAATTATCAAAACTTAATTTATTAGTTGAAGATTGGGGAGGCAAAATTCCATCTCAAGAGATATCAGCAAAAGTAGGAACAGGAATTAAAGAATTATTAGAAAAAGTTATTCTAGTTTCAGAATTATTGAATTTAAAAGCTAATCCTAATAAACCAGCTGTAGGAACAGTAATAGAAGCATCTTTAGATAAAGGAAAAGGATATATTACCACTATTCTTATACAAGGAGGTACTTTAAAAATAGGAGATTATGTTTTAGCTGGAGCTCATCACGGAAAAATTAAAAATTTATTGGACGAAAGGGGAAAATATATTTTACAAGCAGGGCCATCTAAACCAGTAACTATAGTAGGATTAAATGGTGCTGCTACTCCAGGAGAGAAATTTAAAGTATTTAAAAATGAAAAAGAAGCTAAACAATTAGCTATAAGAAGAGAACAGTTAAAAAGAGAACAAAGTATTCGTGCTCAAAAACACCTTACATTAGATGATATAGGGAAACGAATAGCTTTAGGTGATTTTAAAGAATTAAAAATAATTATTAAGGGAGATGTAGATGGTTCAGTAGAGGCTATAGCAGATTCTTTACAAAAATTATCTAGAAATAATATAGTTATTAGTATTATTTACAAAGGAGTAGGACAAATTACAGAATCAGATATTCTATTAGCAACTGCTTCAGATGCTATTGTGATAGGATTTAATATTCGTCCTAATGTAAATGCAAGAAATATAGCAAAAAAAGAAAATATAGAAATCCGTACTTATTCTATCATATATGATGTAATAAATGATATTCAAGAAGCTATAAATGGACTTTTTTCATCAGAAAAAAAAGAAAAAATATTGGGAAATGCAGAAGTTAGAGAGATATTTAAAATTCCTAAGATAGGAAAAATAGCAGGATGTATGGTAATTGAAGGAAAATTATACAGAAATGCAAAAGTTAGATTAATTAGAGAAGGAGTTATCATTTATAATGGTGAGTTAAATTCTTTAAAACGTTTTAAAGAAGATGTTAAAGAAGTTAAAAAAGGATATGAATGCGGATTAGGTATAAAGAATTATCCTGATATAAAATCAGGAGATTCAATAGAAGCTTATGAAGAATTATCTGAATAA
- the aspS gene encoding aspartate--tRNA ligase produces the protein MYRTHNCRELCKKNIGDQVILSGWINQIRNLGSLFFIDIRDYFGITQLIIDKNKIKENLGKEFLIKIEGKVVERYSKNYDLHTGSIEVIVSKIKILNKSIPLPFNINKKEIDGKEEDRMTYRYLDIRRSSIKENLIFRHNIVLKIRNFLSNNNFIEIETPMLINHTPEGARSFFVPSRKYQNKFYSLPQSPQMFKQLLMIGGIDRYFQIVKCFRDEDSRSDRQIEFTQIDCEMAFVEIEGILKFFEKFIHYIFYINNIKLLNKKFTVIPYKESIKKYGTESPDIRYGMEFCNLNSLIYKENIHSLVENELIIGIKLENFNETIYKKIDFLIKEIKNDNIFCIKYLSDKKISIINNKENINIKHLYIISKFFEIKTMSYIFISYGKKHLARFILNKIRNRIIKIIDIKNNKKIYSPVWITDHPILKWKKKQKIYKSMHHPFTSPKEEDIHLLKTNPEKVRSKSYDLIINGIEIASGSIRIHKKNIQNIIFKHLGFSYKKINSIFGFFTKALEYGAPPHGGIAFGLDRLITLLRNSDNIKNFIAFPKNNSGKDLMTNAPSKKIE, from the coding sequence ATGTATAGAACACATAATTGTAGAGAGTTATGTAAAAAAAATATAGGTGATCAAGTAATATTATCTGGATGGATAAATCAAATAAGAAATTTAGGATCTTTATTTTTTATAGATATCAGAGATTATTTTGGAATAACCCAATTAATAATTGATAAAAATAAAATAAAAGAAAATTTAGGAAAAGAATTTTTAATAAAAATAGAAGGAAAAGTAGTTGAAAGATATTCAAAAAATTATGATTTACATACAGGATCAATAGAAGTAATAGTATCAAAAATAAAAATTTTGAATAAATCTATTCCTCTTCCATTCAATATCAATAAAAAAGAAATAGATGGAAAAGAAGAAGATAGAATGACTTATAGATATCTTGATATAAGAAGATCATCTATAAAAGAAAATTTAATATTCCGTCATAATATAGTATTAAAAATACGTAATTTCTTATCTAACAATAATTTTATAGAAATAGAAACACCTATGTTAATTAATCACACCCCTGAGGGGGCTAGAAGTTTTTTTGTTCCATCAAGAAAATATCAAAATAAATTTTATTCACTTCCTCAATCGCCTCAAATGTTTAAACAATTATTGATGATTGGTGGGATTGATAGATATTTCCAAATAGTTAAATGTTTTAGAGACGAAGATTCTCGTTCTGATAGACAAATAGAATTTACTCAAATAGATTGTGAAATGGCATTTGTAGAAATTGAGGGTATATTAAAATTTTTTGAAAAATTTATTCATTATATTTTTTATATTAATAATATTAAATTATTAAATAAAAAATTTACTGTTATCCCTTATAAAGAATCTATTAAAAAATATGGAACAGAATCTCCTGATATCCGTTACGGAATGGAGTTTTGTAACTTAAATTCTTTAATTTATAAAGAAAATATTCATTCTCTTGTAGAGAATGAATTGATAATAGGAATTAAATTAGAAAATTTTAATGAAACTATTTACAAAAAAATTGATTTTTTAATTAAAGAAATTAAAAACGATAATATTTTTTGTATTAAATATTTATCAGATAAAAAAATATCTATTATTAATAATAAAGAAAATATTAATATAAAACATTTATATATAATTTCCAAGTTTTTTGAAATTAAAACAATGAGTTATATATTCATTTCTTATGGTAAAAAGCATTTAGCAAGATTTATTTTAAATAAAATACGTAATAGAATAATTAAAATAATTGATATTAAAAATAATAAAAAAATTTATTCTCCTGTTTGGATTACAGATCATCCTATATTGAAATGGAAAAAAAAACAAAAAATTTATAAATCCATGCATCATCCATTTACTAGTCCTAAAGAAGAAGATATTCATTTATTAAAAACGAATCCTGAAAAGGTAAGATCTAAATCATATGATTTAATTATAAATGGAATAGAAATTGCCAGTGGTTCTATAAGAATTCATAAAAAAAATATACAAAATATTATATTTAAACATTTAGGATTTTCATATAAAAAAATAAATTCCATTTTTGGATTTTTCACTAAGGCATTAGAATATGGTGCTCCACCTCATGGGGGAATTGCTTTTGGTTTAGATCGGTTAATAACTCTATTACGAAATAGTGATAATATAAAAAATTTTATAGCTTTTCCAAAAAATAATTCTGGAAAAGATCTTATGACTAATGCTCCATCTAAAAAAATAGAATAA
- a CDS encoding inorganic diphosphatase, whose translation MITFDVLIEIPKGSRNKYEFDKDNNLIRLDRVLYSPMIYPADYGFIPNTLSLDGDPMDVLVFLTAPTIPGCLIKVKPIGIFSMVDNKEKDEKIICVPLSDPNYNKIEDINEIPLHAKKEIEHFFSVYKDLENKIVKIEGWKNKKSAIHLYKESYLRFKKKQN comes from the coding sequence ATGATTACTTTTGACGTGTTAATTGAAATCCCTAAAGGAAGTAGAAATAAATATGAATTTGATAAAGATAATAATTTAATCCGATTGGATCGGGTATTATATTCTCCTATGATTTATCCGGCTGATTATGGATTTATTCCAAATACTCTTTCTTTAGATGGAGATCCAATGGATGTATTAGTTTTTTTAACAGCTCCCACTATTCCTGGATGTTTAATTAAAGTTAAACCGATTGGAATTTTTTCTATGGTTGATAATAAAGAGAAAGATGAAAAAATAATATGTGTTCCACTTTCTGATCCAAATTATAATAAAATTGAAGATATTAATGAAATTCCATTACATGCAAAAAAAGAGATAGAACATTTTTTTTCTGTTTATAAAGATTTAGAAAATAAAATAGTAAAAATAGAAGGTTGGAAAAATAAAAAATCTGCTATTCATTTGTATAAAGAATCTTATTTGCGTTTTAAAAAAAAACAAAATTAA
- a CDS encoding dihydrolipoamide acetyltransferase family protein, with translation MGEYKLILPSMGESINEATVIRWLKKEGDFVKKEEILVEIATDKINSEIPSPISGIIKKLLFATNEIVKIGYPIAILEKNKKNEKNNSISFKETEITKNKQKFYSPLVRSIAKKEGINYYELETINGTGEYKRITKKDILDYIKKKNKEKFSLSEDKSSYNNIFYSKKIDNNEINEDIFEMNRTRQMISKNMIDSRRISAHVTSFVEADVTNIVKWRNNIKDSFQNNTGERLTLMSIFVECVVKAIKDNPMINISVNGKNIIKKKNINIGFATALPNGDLIVPVIKYADSYNLRGLIKIINDLIKRAKLNELKPEETRGGTYTISNIGSFGNLFGTPIINQPQVAILAIGLIHKKLSIIESSKGDCIGIRYKTYLSHSYDHRVIDGFLGGSFAKRVAIYLEKFNFYTEI, from the coding sequence ATGGGAGAATATAAACTTATACTTCCTTCTATGGGTGAAAGTATCAATGAAGCTACTGTCATTCGTTGGTTAAAAAAAGAAGGAGATTTTGTAAAAAAAGAAGAAATTTTAGTAGAAATCGCAACAGATAAAATCAATTCTGAAATTCCATCTCCTATAAGTGGTATTATAAAGAAACTACTGTTTGCTACTAATGAAATTGTTAAAATAGGATATCCCATAGCAATTTTAGAAAAAAATAAAAAAAATGAAAAAAATAATTCTATATCTTTTAAAGAAACAGAAATAACAAAGAATAAACAAAAATTTTATTCACCTCTTGTTCGTTCTATTGCTAAAAAAGAAGGAATAAATTATTATGAGTTAGAAACAATAAATGGAACCGGTGAGTATAAAAGAATTACTAAAAAAGATATATTAGACTATATTAAGAAAAAAAATAAAGAAAAATTTTCTTTATCTGAAGATAAATCATCATATAATAATATTTTTTACTCTAAAAAAATTGATAACAATGAAATAAATGAAGATATATTTGAAATGAATAGGACTCGTCAAATGATATCAAAAAATATGATAGATAGCAGAAGAATATCAGCACATGTTACTTCTTTTGTTGAAGCAGATGTTACTAACATTGTGAAATGGAGGAATAATATTAAAGATTCATTTCAAAATAATACCGGAGAAAGATTAACACTGATGTCAATTTTTGTTGAATGTGTGGTAAAAGCCATCAAAGATAATCCTATGATCAATATATCTGTAAATGGTAAAAATATTATCAAAAAAAAAAATATAAATATAGGTTTTGCTACTGCATTACCTAATGGCGATCTAATTGTTCCTGTAATTAAATATGCGGATTCATATAATTTAAGAGGATTGATAAAGATTATTAATGACTTAATAAAAAGAGCAAAATTAAATGAATTAAAACCAGAAGAAACTAGAGGAGGAACTTACACTATTAGTAATATTGGTAGTTTTGGAAATCTTTTTGGAACACCAATTATAAATCAACCACAAGTAGCTATTCTTGCCATAGGATTAATTCATAAAAAGTTATCTATCATAGAAAGTTCAAAAGGAGATTGCATTGGAATTAGATATAAAACTTACTTATCTCATTCTTATGATCATCGTGTTATAGATGGATTTTTAGGAGGTAGTTTTGCTAAAAGAGTCGCTATATATTTAGAAAAATTTAACTTTTATACAGAAATATAA
- a CDS encoding NAD(P)H-hydrate dehydratase encodes MKILSLKQIKQADKNCIQSESISHFELMKRAAKKCFDWIKNSKFIKYKKYPFIILAGNGNNGGDGMALAELLYINGLKPSVYIINISNHYSNEFILNKNNLLNYYKIKIHNIYENDYFPILNKKSYLIDAILGIGLNRPITKYWQSFFHFINKKKFLSVLSIDIPSGIFIEKNIEFSSNSIIKSDHVLSFQIPKLPFLLPDYENFINNWHLLDIGWKKKFIDKKIYCKYFFIEKKDVSFLKKKRKKFSHKGNYGHGLIIGGSYGMIGSIILAGKASFRSGIGKLSIYVPYCGYDIIQNNVFEAIVKTDKKKNYISNITITDIDKINAIGIGMGLGIHSNTINSFIKFLYKIKENLIPAVIDADAINILSIKKYLLNLLPSNTILTPHPKEFKNLFGSWNNDYQKLYLLKKYSKKYKIFIVLKGAYTIISTPDEELYFNSTGNPGMATAGSGDVLTGIIVSLLSQGYSSIESCIIGVYLHGLSGDIASKKLGEESINSTDIIHYLTEAFQKI; translated from the coding sequence ATGAAAATTCTTTCTTTAAAACAAATAAAACAGGCAGATAAAAATTGTATCCAATCCGAATCTATTTCTCATTTTGAGCTAATGAAAAGAGCTGCAAAAAAATGTTTTGATTGGATTAAAAATTCTAAATTTATAAAATATAAAAAATATCCTTTTATAATTTTAGCAGGAAATGGAAATAATGGAGGAGATGGTATGGCTCTAGCTGAATTGTTATATATAAATGGATTAAAACCTTCTGTATATATAATTAATATTTCTAATCATTATTCTAATGAATTTATTTTAAATAAAAATAATTTATTGAATTATTATAAAATAAAAATTCATAACATTTATGAAAATGACTATTTTCCTATTTTAAATAAAAAAAGTTATCTTATTGATGCTATTCTAGGAATAGGATTGAATAGACCAATAACAAAATATTGGCAGTCATTTTTCCATTTTATAAATAAAAAAAAATTCTTATCTGTCTTATCTATAGATATTCCTTCTGGAATTTTTATCGAAAAAAATATTGAATTTTCTTCCAATTCTATCATTAAATCTGATCATGTTCTAAGTTTTCAAATTCCAAAGTTACCGTTTTTATTGCCTGATTATGAGAATTTTATAAATAATTGGCATTTACTAGATATCGGATGGAAAAAAAAATTTATTGATAAAAAAATATATTGTAAATATTTTTTTATAGAAAAAAAGGATGTTTCTTTTTTAAAAAAAAAAAGAAAAAAATTTTCTCATAAAGGAAATTATGGTCATGGATTAATTATAGGTGGTAGTTATGGTATGATTGGATCTATAATACTTGCTGGAAAAGCTAGTTTTCGTAGTGGAATTGGAAAATTAAGTATATATGTTCCATATTGTGGATATGATATAATTCAAAATAATGTTTTCGAAGCTATTGTAAAAACTGATAAAAAAAAAAATTACATAAGTAATATTACTATTACAGATATAGATAAAATAAATGCTATAGGAATAGGAATGGGATTAGGAATACATTCCAATACAATAAATTCTTTTATTAAATTTTTATATAAAATTAAGGAAAATTTAATTCCTGCTGTTATTGATGCAGATGCTATAAATATTTTATCTATAAAAAAATATTTACTTAATTTACTTCCTAGTAATACAATATTAACTCCTCATCCAAAAGAATTTAAAAATTTATTTGGATCATGGAATAATGATTATCAAAAATTATATCTTTTAAAAAAATATTCTAAAAAATATAAAATATTCATTGTGTTAAAAGGCGCTTATACTATTATTTCTACTCCTGATGAAGAATTATATTTTAATAGCACCGGAAATCCTGGAATGGCAACTGCTGGAAGTGGAGATGTTCTTACAGGAATTATAGTTAGTTTATTATCTCAAGGATATTCTTCAATAGAATCATGTATTATTGGTGTTTATTTGCACGGATTATCAGGAGATATAGCTTCAAAAAAATTAGGGGAAGAATCTATTAATTCTACCGATATAATTCATTATTTAACAGAAGCTTTCCAGAAAATTTAA
- the lnt gene encoding apolipoprotein N-acyltransferase has protein sequence MYFGWPTNGNPLFLFISFVPLLYVEEFLSKKNNFRYIFLFSFISFLIWNSTTTWWLSYAKRPDGSYAIEAFLIPILFNSLFMSIIFIIYSYIKKNLDNRDIGYIFLICFWILFEKLHLEWELSWPWLNLGNGFSNQIKWIQWYEYTGTLGGTIWIWIVNIGIIKSIIRYKKNKNIIVLYKNCLINVMNIILMIFISIVIYNNLIIKRDYVVTTLLLQPNIDPYSKKMSTKKIIYELKTLINKKIIKKPLLVVAPETLFSLSENKAISNSNYLDINDNEVINQLRNFLKKKSPKTIFITGVELTTLHKKKKFYNSIIQIKTDSKHIYYHHKYKLVPGGENFPYKNILYPILGNMLLDFGGNIIELGKLNIVLFKHFHFNIAPIICYESVFGEYVSNFCKKNANLMVIITNDGWWGKSEGYKQHLYYSRLRAIETRKYIARSSNTGISCFIDEKGNIKSFLPYGKHGVLYQKIYSNSKQTFYIRNGDLLYRICFVITIIIILYLLIYKFIINKNIIN, from the coding sequence TTGTATTTTGGTTGGCCAACCAATGGGAATCCGTTATTTTTATTTATATCTTTTGTTCCGTTATTATATGTAGAAGAATTTTTGAGTAAAAAAAATAATTTTCGTTATATTTTTTTATTTTCTTTTATTTCATTTTTAATATGGAACTCTACAACCACATGGTGGTTAAGTTATGCAAAAAGGCCTGATGGAAGTTATGCAATTGAGGCATTTTTAATTCCCATATTATTTAATTCTCTTTTTATGTCCATTATTTTTATTATTTATTCATACATAAAAAAAAATTTGGATAATAGAGATATTGGATATATTTTTTTAATTTGTTTTTGGATTTTATTTGAAAAACTTCATTTAGAATGGGAATTATCTTGGCCATGGTTAAATTTAGGAAATGGATTCTCTAACCAGATAAAATGGATTCAGTGGTATGAATATACTGGAACATTAGGTGGAACTATTTGGATATGGATAGTAAATATTGGAATAATAAAATCTATAATTAGATATAAAAAAAATAAAAATATAATTGTTTTATATAAAAATTGTTTAATAAATGTTATGAATATCATATTAATGATTTTTATATCAATTGTAATTTATAATAATCTAATAATAAAACGAGATTATGTTGTAACAACATTGTTGTTACAACCTAATATTGATCCATATAGTAAAAAAATGTCTACAAAAAAAATAATATATGAATTAAAAACGTTAATTAATAAAAAAATTATTAAAAAACCTTTATTAGTGGTTGCTCCTGAAACTTTATTTTCATTATCAGAAAATAAAGCTATATCTAATTCTAATTATTTAGATATAAATGATAATGAAGTTATTAATCAATTAAGAAATTTTTTGAAAAAAAAATCTCCTAAAACTATATTTATAACTGGAGTAGAATTAACGACTTTACATAAAAAGAAAAAATTTTATAATTCTATAATTCAAATAAAAACAGATAGTAAACATATTTATTATCATCATAAATATAAATTAGTTCCAGGTGGAGAAAATTTTCCATATAAAAATATTTTATATCCTATATTAGGAAATATGTTACTTGATTTTGGTGGAAATATTATAGAATTAGGAAAACTAAATATAGTTTTATTCAAACATTTTCATTTTAATATAGCGCCTATTATATGTTATGAATCAGTATTTGGAGAATATGTATCTAATTTTTGCAAAAAAAATGCAAATTTAATGGTAATCATTACTAATGATGGATGGTGGGGTAAATCAGAAGGATATAAACAACATTTATATTATTCACGTCTTAGAGCCATTGAAACCCGAAAATATATTGCTAGATCATCTAATACTGGAATATCTTGTTTTATTGATGAAAAAGGAAATATAAAATCATTTTTACCTTATGGGAAACATGGAGTTTTATATCAAAAAATATATTCTAATTCTAAACAAACATTTTATATAAGAAATGGAGATTTATTATATAGAATATGTTTTGTTATTACAATTATAATTATTTTATATTTATTGATATATAAATTTATAATTAATAAAAATATAATAAATTAA